The genomic interval GCATGGAAGTAGGCGACCGTCAGAACCGGGTAGCCGTGTGACGCCAGCAGGTACGGGATCGACATCGGCGGTACACCGCCTTCGGAGCCGCCGAAGTACAGCACGGACGGATGTTCGGAGCCGTCGGCCTTCGGGGCGACGTACACGCCGGTGAGCTTGTCCTTCGCCATGGTGAGCGGCGTGGCCGTCACCCCGGACGCCATCCACTGCCGCGTCACCGTCGTACTCGCGAGACGCTTGCCGTCGCGGCTCGCGGAGATCTCCAGCTTCTCGACGGGTCGGCCGTTGTCGAACGGCGGAAGGTACGACTGCTCGTCCGGGTTGCCCGCTGGCGGATCCATCGACCAGAACAGCCCCATCCCGTCGACGCCGTCGTAAGTCCCGCCGGCCGGCTTGGCGGTGTCGAGTTCGACCGTTCCGTCGTCGTCAGCGGTGAAGGTCGCCTTGCCGTGCCACTTCTTCCCGTCCTGATCCACCGCATCGGCCCCGACCGTCACAGCCTTGTGCGGACGCAGGCCGCTGACCTTCACCTGGACCGGTTGGTCGGCCAGCGTCACAGGTTGGTCGACGGTGACGACGACCTGGTCGGTCCCACCCGACGAGCAGCCGGCCAGCAGTAGGCAGGTGGCGGCAACGAGTGGGAACTTCACAGCTCCACTGTGACACCCGGCAGCTTCATTTCGACCGGGCTCGAAATCAGACGTCGGCGCCCTCGAGGTCGAGGTGGTCGACGTACGCCCAGAGCCAGACCAGCGGAGCCAGGACGAGCTCGGGTTCGTTGTCCTCGTCGGCGATGAACAGCATCGACGCCTCGCCGTTGGTGATGTCCTCGATCACGGCTTCACACATCTCGAGCGCGATCTCGAACGGCAGCAGCCGTGGCCCGTTCTCCCAGCGCGGCTCGGGCAGCGGCAGCACCGGCGCCTCGTCGGTACCGTCCAGCTCGACCGACACCCGCTGCAGCTCCTCGTACAGGTCGTAGGAGATCAGCCCCGCGCACGGCCGCCCGTCCAGGCCGATCAGGTACGGGTCGTCGGCGCCGTCGCGGAAGGTGTCCCGGATCTGCGGCAGCGCCGCCTTCAGATCGGTCGCTTCCAGGTACGGCGCTTCGTCGAGCTCCTCGTCCGCCTCGGCCTCGACGAGCCCGCTGCGCATCTGGTCGAACTGACGCAGCAGCTGGTTCAACTCGTCGAACGCCCCGCCGCCCGGCGCCTTCTGCGCCCGCGCCTCGAGATCGCGCAGGTGCTCGACCAGGTCGTCCTCGAAGTGCAGCTCGTACCGCGGCAGGCCGGGCTCGCGTCCAGCGTTGAGCTGCGCGACGAGCTGCGTCGACACCGGTCCGATCCGCTCGGCGAGCACCTCCAGCGGCGTGGTCGGCTTCTCCTCGTCGTCGTGCGCGCAGGAGTCGTCGTCGCCCTTGCCGTCGCCTTCCATCGCGAGCAGCACCTGGAACGCCTGGAACGAGAGCAGCGCCGCGGTCGCCATCGTCCCGTCGCCGATCAGCATCAGCGGATTCCCGCCGGCTTCGGTCCGGCGGACGTGATCGGACATCAGCGTCGCGGCCTGCTCGACGTTCACCTGGCTGGCCAGCGACGACAGCCCGTGGTCGGTGTCCACGCCGAGCAGCTCGACCAGCCGCTCCGAGCTCATGTCGAAGTTCGACCGCAGGTAGTACCGCAACCAGCCGGCGTCCACCGGGTTGCCGAGCAGGTCGGCGATCCGGGCCCGGAAGTCGGCCAAGTCGGCGATCGCCAGCACCACGAGCACGGGCTGGTCGCCGTCGCCGATCACGAGCGGCCGGGTGTCACCGTTGTGGAACCCCTCGATCACCTGGTGCAGGCTGTCGGCGGCTGCCTCGAGCGGCCACGACTCCGCCTCGAACTCGTTGACCACCGCTGCGGAGGTGTCGTCGGGCATCTGCTGATCCTCTCCGGGGTGCGGCGGGAGTTGGGGGTAACTGTAGGCTGCGGGCGTTTCACCAGGTCACACGGGTCCTTGCGACCTCGGACCGGGGGCGTGCGTGACATTCGCTACGCTGGCACCGGCGGGTCGGTGCAGAGGTATCTCACATGTGAGATA from Kribbella sp. NBC_00709 carries:
- a CDS encoding acyl-CoA thioesterase/bile acid-CoA:amino acid N-acyltransferase family protein; the encoded protein is MKFPLVAATCLLLAGCSSGGTDQVVVTVDQPVTLADQPVQVKVSGLRPHKAVTVGADAVDQDGKKWHGKATFTADDDGTVELDTAKPAGGTYDGVDGMGLFWSMDPPAGNPDEQSYLPPFDNGRPVEKLEISASRDGKRLASTTVTRQWMASGVTATPLTMAKDKLTGVYVAPKADGSEHPSVLYFGGSEGGVPPMSIPYLLASHGYPVLTVAYFHAPGVPEDLRNIPVEYFATAARWLDQQPGVDPAHVVVMSASYGTEAALLVADHFPALVHGAVLFAPGASGMRSYPHPGAAAWTYQGRPVGLDPIPVNGMNGPVLAVAGSADAAWASQQAAELIMLELDDAHSKFPHEAVVVTGAGHGVGGAPYLPRGTKINHPIVGPYTLGGSRPANESALRQGWTKTLALLKSLS